Proteins from a genomic interval of Treponema brennaborense DSM 12168:
- a CDS encoding carbohydrate ABC transporter permease, whose translation MLRKDKPMIVAFLTPAVLCYVLVFLYPTIRTFIMSFFAVESVSDSVSKWRFYGFGNYIKLFTTPIFLQSMKNIGRIWFFGGAGVMFLSLLFAVILTSGVKGKTFFRSVIYLPNVVSAVAMGTMWINYVYNSDYGLLHTFFNAVGLTGLSQTLWTSPGNLFWSMLVAYSFGMVGYHMLIFMSGIEQIPNDYYEAALIEGANIFKRFTSITLPFLRGVLRTNIVMWTVYTVGFFVWGQLFSPVNLSNDTVAPMNYMYELVFGSSSSAATARNSGAGAAIGVIMCLIVVAVFFATNRIVKNDDIEL comes from the coding sequence ATGCTGAGAAAAGATAAACCGATGATCGTTGCCTTTTTGACTCCGGCCGTATTGTGCTACGTATTGGTTTTTTTGTATCCGACTATCAGAACTTTTATCATGAGTTTTTTTGCCGTGGAGAGCGTGTCCGATTCCGTCTCGAAATGGCGGTTTTACGGTTTCGGAAATTATATAAAACTGTTCACTACGCCCATTTTTCTGCAGTCGATGAAAAACATCGGCCGGATTTGGTTTTTCGGCGGCGCGGGAGTCATGTTTTTGAGTCTTTTGTTCGCCGTCATTTTGACGAGCGGAGTGAAAGGCAAAACTTTTTTCCGCAGCGTTATTTATTTGCCGAACGTCGTCAGTGCGGTCGCAATGGGAACGATGTGGATCAATTACGTATACAATTCGGACTACGGTCTGTTACATACTTTTTTTAACGCGGTGGGACTGACCGGTTTGAGCCAGACACTTTGGACGAGTCCCGGCAATCTGTTTTGGAGTATGCTGGTTGCGTACAGTTTCGGTATGGTCGGTTACCATATGCTCATATTTATGAGCGGCATTGAACAGATACCGAACGACTATTACGAGGCGGCGCTCATAGAAGGTGCGAATATTTTCAAGCGGTTTACGAGTATCACGCTGCCGTTTCTTCGCGGCGTGCTGCGTACGAACATCGTAATGTGGACGGTGTATACGGTCGGGTTCTTCGTCTGGGGGCAACTGTTCAGTCCGGTCAATTTGTCGAACGATACGGTTGCACCGATGAATTACATGTATGAACTGGTTTTCGGATCTTCTTCATCTGCGGCGACGGCCCGCAATTCGGGTGCGGGAGCGGCGATCGGCGTGATTATGTGTCTGATCGTCGTTGCGGTGTTCTTTGCGACAAACCGTATCGTTAAAAACGACGATATAGAACTGTGA